The following coding sequences lie in one Devosia litorisediminis genomic window:
- a CDS encoding M23 family metallopeptidase → MNAAQRNRHAALLKATGFEDSPALTVQSTDGEIPHGRELSFAWLTGTVMTGLTSVMLMGAALYVSFQGQDTFSTAYEALQIARPKVETQAVTDMSAKSSRVRPVSATRSDLEIIEASIRANVDGRDMIRNQPFMRIRATLATAATSLSDGIPEYDPVAILNATQPIEVAADGIDVNTDVYGAEVEGEVAVRLADMPMTFVPPRAISDQSAAAFVRGLIESNTSIVGGAATLAYAALGPSVRDLGRIGDGSTIGGIAENVTVVPKTTIAAEAGLGRSERFLTLREAAALPDVLGKNGFSANQSALVIDALRNVLRDTNLPASTRLRILYGPLSREATSLVPYRLSLYEPLADGSYAYQATVALTDTGQYVLGIEPDFVEFPEEDTEEINVANLPSVYRSIWETGRKHDLDDATIERIIGMYAYDVDMTKKISAGDGIEILETVPDAEGRGELLYVALTLGSTTRKLYRFGTDDGVVDFYDPDGETGKRFLTRRPLEGGGTLRSRFGYRIHPIFKTRRLHTGVDLAARSGTPIYAAGDGVIKYYKWQSGYGNKVELQHVNGYETAYGHMSRYADGLSVGSRVRQGQIIGYVGSTGQSTGPHLHFEIKINGNLVDPLSVKLPKDNVLAQQYQSEFARTMAQIDDLMERQPAPVSVAQAN, encoded by the coding sequence TTGAACGCAGCGCAGAGAAATCGCCACGCCGCCTTGCTCAAGGCGACGGGCTTTGAAGACAGCCCCGCCCTGACCGTCCAGTCCACCGATGGCGAAATCCCCCACGGCCGCGAGCTCAGCTTTGCCTGGTTGACCGGTACTGTGATGACGGGCCTGACCAGCGTGATGCTGATGGGTGCCGCGCTCTACGTGTCGTTCCAGGGCCAGGACACTTTCTCGACCGCCTATGAAGCGCTGCAAATCGCGCGCCCCAAGGTCGAGACCCAGGCCGTCACCGACATGTCGGCCAAATCCTCGCGCGTGCGACCGGTCTCCGCGACCCGCTCTGATCTTGAAATCATCGAAGCCTCGATCCGCGCCAATGTCGATGGCCGCGACATGATCCGCAACCAGCCCTTCATGCGCATTCGCGCCACGCTGGCTACCGCGGCGACATCTTTGTCCGACGGCATTCCCGAATACGACCCGGTGGCCATCCTCAACGCCACCCAGCCCATTGAAGTCGCCGCTGACGGCATTGACGTGAATACCGATGTCTATGGCGCCGAAGTTGAAGGCGAGGTCGCCGTCCGTCTGGCCGACATGCCCATGACCTTTGTGCCGCCTCGCGCCATTTCCGATCAGTCCGCCGCCGCCTTTGTGCGGGGCCTGATCGAATCCAATACGTCGATTGTCGGTGGCGCGGCCACGCTGGCCTATGCCGCGTTGGGCCCCAGCGTGCGCGATCTGGGTCGTATCGGCGATGGCAGCACCATTGGCGGCATTGCCGAGAACGTCACGGTCGTGCCCAAGACCACCATCGCAGCCGAAGCCGGGCTGGGTCGTTCCGAACGCTTCCTGACACTGCGCGAAGCCGCCGCCCTGCCCGACGTACTGGGCAAGAACGGCTTTTCGGCCAACCAGTCCGCCCTGGTGATCGACGCCCTGCGCAATGTGCTGCGCGACACCAACCTGCCCGCATCCACCCGGCTGCGTATTCTTTATGGCCCGCTCAGCCGCGAAGCGACCAGCCTGGTGCCCTACCGTCTGAGCCTGTATGAGCCGCTGGCTGACGGCAGCTATGCCTATCAGGCGACCGTGGCCCTGACCGATACGGGCCAGTATGTGCTCGGCATCGAGCCGGACTTCGTTGAATTCCCCGAAGAAGACACCGAAGAAATCAACGTCGCCAACCTGCCAAGCGTTTATCGCTCGATCTGGGAAACCGGTCGCAAGCACGATCTGGATGACGCCACCATTGAGCGCATCATCGGCATGTATGCCTATGACGTGGACATGACCAAAAAGATCAGCGCCGGTGACGGTATCGAGATTCTCGAAACCGTGCCGGATGCCGAAGGTCGTGGCGAACTGCTCTATGTGGCGCTGACCCTGGGCTCAACCACCCGCAAGCTCTACCGCTTCGGCACCGATGATGGCGTGGTGGATTTCTATGATCCGGACGGGGAGACCGGCAAGCGCTTCCTGACCCGCCGGCCGCTCGAGGGTGGCGGCACGCTGCGCTCGCGCTTTGGCTATCGCATCCACCCCATCTTCAAGACGCGGCGGTTGCATACCGGCGTGGATCTGGCAGCCCGCTCGGGCACCCCGATCTATGCCGCCGGCGATGGCGTGATCAAGTATTACAAATGGCAGTCGGGCTACGGCAACAAGGTCGAGCTGCAGCACGTTAACGGCTATGAGACCGCCTATGGCCACATGTCGCGCTATGCAGACGGGCTTTCCGTCGGCAGTCGCGTCCGCCAGGGACAGATCATCGGCTATGTCGGCTCCACCGGTCAGTCGACCGGTCCGCATCTGCATTTCGAGATCAAGATCAACGGCAATCTGGTCGATCCGCTCAGCGTCAAGCTGCCCAAGGACAATGTTCTGGCCCAGCAATACCAGAGCGAATTTGCCCGGACCATGGCCCAGATCGATGATCTGATGGAGCGTCAGCCAGCCCCAGTCAGCGTCGCGCAGGCCAACTAG